The Vespula pensylvanica isolate Volc-1 chromosome 5, ASM1446617v1, whole genome shotgun sequence genome includes a window with the following:
- the LOC122629287 gene encoding Golgi integral membrane protein 4-like, with translation MSGSRLGRGRGGRLAVYGGCGVVIILLVFLYRAATSEMARLRDLHIQCVHQHESLAAQLQVIFEYKVRLEKSLAEEKSSNAAVKQELQQRASREKSLRDKDSIEAMQRFNSLQQTYKILQTEHQDLQEECKKREKQVLEETNRLESTLQDLRSRIRQTNEDKEKMIGEKDRTLENFKNKYLELDTEKTKLEEKYNDLMKNTGNTDSMIEHLRKEVIQLKRELDNEKKRCKSTLSESSLISPKQSQPGEQNMPDNTAIDPTQQERQQAQPQNVQAIVSSSSMKTIPALKLETSTKSNSNIDSVSSNKAAKIASKVKIPPGVLPILMIMDQNADKIEKEKTNEKLGKNDEAVQSIALKKKEVISEVNSKEKENEVNDNDNDNDNIDAPYKSLSGNKHVGDQIVGGRRQNGNWFKVKPGVQEFGEEPNPIDRLPGLESIVDRQFGAGEEQYVGAEYEPQAQKVEDLRLAEGEEEEDEDDPEDTI, from the exons aTGAGCGGCTCTCGGCTTGGAAGAGGCCGAGGTGGACGCCTAGCCGTATATGGGGGTTGCGGGGTGGTGATCATACTATTGGTGTTCCTTTACCGCGCCGCCACCTCAGAGATGGCCAGGTTACGTGATCTTCATATACAGTGCGTTCATCAACACGAGTCACTTGCTGCACAACTtcaag TGATATTCGAGTACAAGGTACGACTGGAAAAGTCTTTGGCCGAGGAGAAAAGTTCGAACGCCGCTGTGAAACAGGAACTGCAGCAACGGGCCTCCCGAGAGAAATCTTTGAGAGATAAGGACAGTATAGAGGCGATGCAGAGATTCAATTCTCTTCAACAGACCTATAAGATACTTCAGACCGAGCATCAGGATCTTCAGGAAGAGTGTAAGAAACGCGAGAAACAGGTATTGGAGGAAACGAACAGGTTGGAATCTACTCTTCAGGATCTTCGTAGTCGTATCAGACAGACGAACGAGGATAAGGAGAAAATGATAGGAGAGAAGGATAGGACAttggaaaattttaaaaacaaatatttggaATTGGATACGGAGAAGACCAAGTTGGAGGAAAAGTACAACGATTTGATGAAGAATACTGGTAACACGGACAGTATGATCGAACATTTGAGAAAGGAGGTCATACAACTTAAACGAGAATTGGATAATGAAAAG AAACGGTGCAAATCAACATTATCGGAGTCAAGTCTGATTAGTCCTAAACAGTCGCAGCCAGGAGAACAAAACATGCCGGATAATACGGCGATAGATCCAACACAGCAAGAACGTCAACAGGCACAACCACAAAATGTACAG GCGATTGTCTCGTCGAGCTCGATGAAGACGATACCAGCATTGAAATTGGAGACCAGCACAAAATCCAACAGCAATATCGATTCCGTGTCTTCTAACAAAGCAGCTAAAATCGCTTCGAAGGTGAAAATTCCACCTGGTGTATTACCGATTCTAATGATAATGGATCAGAATGCCGACAAGatcgagaaggagaaaacCAATGAGAAATTAGGAAAGAACGACGAAGCCGTACAGAGTATAGctttgaagaagaaggaagttaTATCGGAAGTAAATAGtaaggaaaaggagaatgaagtaaacgataacgataacgataacgataacataGATGCACCATATAAAAGTTTATCTGGGAATAAACATGTCGGTGATCAGATTGTTGGTGGTAGACGACAAAATGGTAATTGGTTTAAAGTGAAACCAGGCGTACAAGAATTTGGTGAGGAACCgaatccgatcgatcgattgccTGG ATTGGAAAGCATCGTTGACAGACAATTTGGTGCAGGTGAGGAACAATACGTTGGTGCTGAGTACGAACCTCAAGCTCAAAAAGTAGAAGATTTGCGTTTGGCTGAAggcgaagaggaagaag acgaGGATGATCCAGAGGATACTATATGA
- the LOC122629293 gene encoding chitinase-like protein EN03 — MKVFIFAALAVLIFEASLAVDTHEHNKVVCYWNVTSFERQGPGKFQLEDVRPALSLCTHLIYGFAGINPDTFEIVSLNPNLDTGAGYAYYRLSTQLKKSFPDLKVYLGIGGNADPYEETHKYLTLTETSEARSKFINSVNRILNDHDFDGIDLAWQFPPVKVKKNRGTWGSLWHGIKKTFGYGKFKDDKEQEHRDGFTILVRDLKTQLRPKGKALTLTVLPHINASVYYEARLLSPNLDAIHLMTFDQKTPERNPKEADYPAPVYESYGREPQDNIDSSVRYWLVNGTPGSKIVVGIPTYARTWKLTSESQISGVPPIVAEGPGEPGPHSGIPGLLSYAEVCTKLTETNLGRLRRVNDPSKKYGSYAYEPYNGDTGAEGLWVGFEDTDTAGNKASYVKAKGLGGVAIFDLSLDDFRGVCNGDKYPIIRGAKYKL; from the exons ATGAAGGTGTTCATTTTCGCGGCTTTGGCCGTGCTCATTTTCGAGGCGTCACTTGCCGTCGATACTCACGAACATAACAAGGTCGTGTGTTATTGGAATGTTACATCGTTTGAAAGACAAG GTCCTGGAAAATTCCAACTCGAGGATGTTAGGCCTGCGTTATCGCTCTGTACGCATTTAATATACGGTTTTGCTGGTATTAATCCCGATACATTCGAAATTGTTTCATTGAATCCAAATCTGGACACTGGTGCTGGCTACGCATATTACAGACTGAGCACACAGTTGAAGAAATCTTTTCCAGATCTTAAAGTTTATCTTGGAATCGGTGGAAATGCCGATCCTTACGAGGAGACACACAAATATCTTACATTG ACCGAAACCTCAGAGGCAAGATCAAAGTTCATCAACTCTGTGAACCGTATATTGAACGATCATGACTTCGACGGTATCGATCTAGCTTGGCAATTTCCACCagtgaaagtaaagaaaaatcgtgGTACTTGGGGTTCGCTTTGGCATGGAATCAAGAAGACATTCGGTTATGGAAAATTCAAGGACGATAAGGAACAGGAACATCGCGATGGTTTTACCATTTTGGTTCGTGATTTGAAGACACAGTTGAGACCAAAAGGAAAAGCTCTTACGTTAACCGTCCTTCCGCATATTAATGCTAGTG tttattaCGAGGCACGATTGTTATCACCGAATCTCGATGCTATACATCTGATGACGTTCGATCAAAAAACACCAGAACGTAATCCGAAGGAAGCCGATTATCCTGCTCCAGTGTACGAGAGTTATGGACGTGAACCACAGGATAATATCGATTCGTCGGTTAG GTATTGGCTCGTGAATGGTACACCAGGTTCTAAGATAGTCGTAGGTATACCAACCTATGCAAGAACATGGAAGCTGACTTCTGAAAGTCAAATTTCTGGTGTACCACCGATCGTAGCGGAAGGTCCAGGTGAGCCAGGACCACATTCCGGTATTCCAGGATTATTGTCTTACGCCGAAGTTTGCACGAAATTGACCGAGACCAATTTGGGACGTTTAAGAAGGGTAAACGATCCTTCGAAAAAATATGGTAGCTATGCCTACGAACCGTACAACGGCGATACCGGAGCAGAAGGTCTTTGGGTTGGTTTTGAGGACACCGATACGGCTGGTAACAAAGCTAGTTACGTGAAGGCTAAAGGACTCGGTGGTGTTGCGATATTTGATCTTTCGTTGGATGATTTCCGTGGTGTTTGCAACGGTGATAAATATCCGATCATTCGTGGTGCCAAATACAAGCTCTAG
- the LOC122629295 gene encoding myb-like protein I — translation MTSELQHCANLRNHFANPMRRSVVEKYYDCLQCAEQCRHTVTNNNNNINNNSNINNNNSSNNNNKNNAKSSNNNNNSNSNNSSNNKGNNTKSMINGNNKERLGSNLDTCSIKSKDSNRMLTPYNDSTRRYNARSNDQLMKYLSKNHQIHLTPARKRSSLARPVRVHDSFVQPKKLIASGYTVQHNPQYQQFYQKQELQNQQQQQQQQQQQQQQQRQQQQQQQQRHHQELVQQRQGTSNVSDYAFEDEEHVEEEITWPIRFRLEQMLELTLPQAKKRKKKKKKKTTTMMLLKQEQNSRHGFKDTERLLKVLSINNVDQDNRYNVKRCSIM, via the coding sequence ATGACGAGCGAACTACAGCACTGCGCTAATCTTCGCAATCATTTTGCTAATCCGATGCGTCGAAGCGTCGTCGAAAAGTATTACGACTGTCTCCAGTGTGCCGAGCAATGTCGTCACACAGttaccaataataataacaatattaataataatagtaatattaataataataatagtagtaacaataataataaaaataatgccaagagtagtaacaataataataatagtaatagtaataacagtaGTAATAACAAAGGTAACAATACAAAGAGTATGATTAATGGTAACAACAAGGAACGTCTAGGTTCGAATCTAGACACCTGTTCTATCAAGAGCAAGGATTCTAACAGAATGTTAACGCCTTACAATGACTCGACGAGACGTTACAATGCTCGCAGCAACGACCAACTGATGAAATATCTGTCGAAGAATCATCAGATTCACTTGACACCAGCTAGAAAAAGATCGTCTCTCGCACGGCCGGTTCGCGTTCACGATTCTTTCGTTCAACCAAAGAAACTTATCGCCAGTGGTTACACCGTCCAACATAATCCTCAATATCAACAGTTTTATCAGAAACAGGAACTACAAaatcagcaacaacaacaacaacaacaacaacaacaacaacaacaacaacggcaacaacaacaacagcagcaacaacgaCATCATCAGGAACTTGTTCAGCAGCGTCAAGGCACGTCTAATGTATCCGATTACGCATTCGAAGATGAGGAACACGTCGAGGAGGAGATAACATGGCCGATTCGATTTAGACTCGAACAAATGCTCGAACTTACCCTACCTCAGGcgaagaaacgtaaaaagaagaaaaaaaagaaaactactaCGATGATGCTACTGAAGCAGGAACAAAATAGCAGACACGGTTTCAAGGACACCGAGAGATTACTCAAGGTGCTCAGCATTAACAACGTGGACCAAGATAATAGGTACAACGTTAAACGGTGTTCCATCATGTAA